The Solea senegalensis isolate Sse05_10M linkage group LG18, IFAPA_SoseM_1, whole genome shotgun sequence DNA segment TTGTAACGAGTAAGCTCAATACACATGGAAGTTGTACTTCTGAACTGATGAGTACTTGTACAAATTAAGTGACTGTTTATTAGATGCGTTCACATTCCCACACTGAAGTACCTCGAATCCATTGGTGTGTTGAACCAGTGGAATATTTGCTGAGCAGTGAGTGAACAAGGGAGTGATTTCTGACATTCTGACTGATTTATTCTGATCGGTTTCTATATTGTATCATGTAATTCTCATCTAGATCCCCCCATTTTCAAacagatactgtatattctcAGTTTGTTTAGTTCACTTTCTGTGCTGCATCACAGTATCTTATCATCTTTGTgcatgtgtaactgtgtgtgtgtgtgtgttctacagAGACCTGGGTGGAGAAACCATGCTATGGGAAACCATTAGAGGAGCACTTAGCACTCAGTGGGAGAGATATTGCCTTCCCCATCGAGGCCTGTGTCACGATGCTGCTGGAGTGCGGCATGCAGGAAGAGGTCAGACTCCACTACTacatacacagacactgacacattaACTTACATTTTACTAGCAAGAGATGTCGCCATCAATGATGCACTTAAGAACTGAAGGAGCCCGGTATCTAAAAAGATCCACGCTGCTGAATTGTGACGAGCTGCTCACAGGATCCAGCATTGTTCACCATGTTATgagaaataataaatgataagtAAAAGATATTGTTGTGAATTTGATTATGGTTTAAGTATTAAATATTGCACAATGGGGTGTAGTGAGGCTTGTTTAATATAATCTAAAGAGCAGTTAGTTTAATCCAGTTAATCCAGTTTGTGTGGCAGTTAAAAGTAATAGATTTCTGGTGGTGAAGGAAATGCAAGCGCACCCGTTTGGAATGAATGAACTGCTGATGATTCAAAGAGATTTCACAGTATGACACGATTGCTGTAGGTGTGCAACTGATGTTGCGGCTGTTTTGTGTTGCAGGGTTTATTCAGAATCGCTCCTTCAGCCTCCAAACTAAAGAAGCTGAAGGCGTCTTTAGACTGTGGAGTGTTAGATGTACAAGAGTACTCTGCGGACCCACACGCCATCGCGGGTGAGCTCCTCACAACCCACCTGTACCTCCCCTCTCATGCTTTCACCTAATCTTATTTTCATCTTCTAGAATGTGAAACCTGCGCCACGGGGGGAATTTGTTTCGTCATATCTGTACATTTCTGGCATGCTTCGCTATGTCCTCATGTTACTGAGACATCCGCCCCTAGTTGTGTGAATAAACTGAATAATTAAGCCGCTTAATGAGAAATCCCTAATATTATTAATCCATTTCATCGTTTGCTTTATTCCTCCTGcacacatttaataatttaagtCATCAGACTCGGCTGTGAAATTCCCACTAAAGGTTCAGTTGAAGGGCTTTATGTTTGATGTTTAAAGATTAGTTAAGGCTTGATTAAGATTCAGTTTACTTCCGCAGCTGCTGCAAGATACACACGAGCAAGAAAAGCCGCGTCGTTTTTGTTCATCACTGTATGTCAGACTGATTCCTAATTTTGTGCAGAGGCTTTAGCATAAAGCAAGACCGGTTTTCTTTGATCTGCTTTTAAATGACTCTTTTGAATGACATCAAAAGAAAGACAAGCTTTATGGATACTGTTATTGATCTTTTTTAAAAGGAGGGAGCTAATCTTTTTTTGTGGCTTTCGATCATTGAGCAGTTATTAAATTAATCACTTCATTATATCAATTAAtgaaactattttgatgattagTTCATCTGTTaatcagtgggtttttttcagtaataaatatttttggatttttcagcctcttaaatgcgaatattttctggtttcttgctccatataacaaagaaataatcaaaactgaatcatttggtttgtgggcaaaacaggACATCAGagttcatcatcattttaaggTTTTCCGACATTTATTAGACCAAAAAGATTGATAGATTacttaatatataatatatatatatagtatataagtCTGGACAGACCCccagattttatttcttttacttttttaaaacctCCTCTGTGCAGAGCAGAGGGTAAGTTTCAGCTTGACATAAAAACCCCAAACCTGGAGCTACAATGTTTTGACCAATCAGTAACAATATGGGATGTCCCACTAGTATAATTACCTCACACAAGCATTtggagaaagagaaataaaacattattgcaGCTATATCCCTCTCCAATAATCCCATGTTAAACTGAGTAAGCTCTAACTGGAAATCTAATTTGTGAGCCTGCTCCACTGGGgttgttggtgtttgttgtGATAGTGGGGTTGGCGAGTGTTCTGGCACACAGGCGTTCGTCTTCCATTCAGCCTCAGTTGAAATACTTTGGCTCGTTTCTGTAAATatagcagagcagaggagcgtCCTGTGGTTTCACAACAAATACCAgcatttaatgtgtttatttagcaCCAActacacacaacacagcacaacacagacacacacggatCCACATGAGACAGAATGACAGCAGTCTCCAAGCTGTCTCCCAGTGAGGGACGCCGTGACTTCCTTTGTTTGTCTTCCATCCCATGCGTCCCCGGGGGAAATGAATGCAGCAGaccagacaaagagaaagacgAGTCAGAGAGAAACCCACTCATCCATCACCTTTCTCGTCCACCCACCGGTTCTGCTCATATTTTGAAATAGTCTTTATTTCAGGTTGGGCATTTTGTAATCGAGTGGAAGGGCAAATGTAAAATGATACGCACATGCGCTCTCTATTAGGAAAAGTTTCATCTCAGTGACATCATTGTTAGTGTCAGATGGTTCGAGTCACAAACTGTAGTAACCTGTAGGTATTTCACTCTCACATATACAATTAGATGAAGGCCTTCCATAGGTTTCCATACATGGTTTGTTTGTTCCTCGGTTCACTGATGTGAAACGTCGTGACTCCGACATTGCTGTGCACTGCACGCACAGAATTTAACTGATTCTGAATTGAGTCGCTAAAGTGCTCATCGGGTCACAGCaggtttctcttttattttcagaaaGCATCTCTCACCTTCGACTGTGCAGTGCGTATACATGCTGCATTTATAATATATCACCTGCTGGCCATCATATAGACACTACACTCTCATGCTGACATCTGCATCTCATAAGTGCAACGCAAAGTGTTTATCATAGTCTTATCTTCTTCTCTCTAGGTGCATTAAAGTCCTACCTGCGGGAGCTCCCCGAGCCTTTAATGACATATGAACTTTACAACGACTGGATCCAGGCCTCCAAGTGTGTATCTGTTCAATATAATGTTATTTGGTCAGAAGAGATTTCCTTTTAACGTTTATATTACagtcaaaaaaaaccaaaaaaaaaacattcatataCGTGTGCGACTTCTGTCTGACAATGAACATTGTCTCGTCGTTGTCCTTCAGCGTTCAAGATCAAGACAAGAGACTTCAGGTTCTGCTCGGTGCCTGTGAGAAACTACCAAAAGCCAACAACGACAACTTTAAGTGAGTCACCGTTTCAGTGTTTCACATGTTGCTCAGTTTTTCCAGGCGAACCGCGATCACGTTTCAATCATACTGTAATGCAAAATAACTACTAGATAACAGCACTGTAAGCAATTAATTCAAATGTACtcagatacagtatgtatggGCACCCGCTCGCTTCTGTCATTATTGCTTCtttgtctccttctctctttacTTCTTGCCATTCTTAAaacctgtgatgatgttttgcCTTGGTTCTTTCGTCACTTGCTAGATTGAAAAATTGTTGCACAGCCCAATactgacatactgtatttttgcctcttttgtttcatgttgaagtttttcttaaaacagCTGATTAGAGCATTagcagaatcagaatcagaaatacttatACTTAATATTAATCCCCCGTGGGAAATGGCGCCTGAGTCCATATTTACTTTGCTTTAGGCTCAGTTTTGTTCCCCACCACCTCTCCCACTGATAAATACTTTATTATGGACACCAGCTGCTCTCTAAATGTATCTGTCTGCTGTTTGTAGCTGAGGGTTTTTAGAGCTTTGTCACAAACAACAGCTGCCCGCTGTGGCTGGAAATATCATTTGTTGGTTGCAAGAgtgaaccaaaacaaaagacTAATGAGTTGAAAGATGCCAAAATCCCTCTGTAACTGTGAAGGGAACTGCAGAGTTAGGAGAATCCCCAGACCATGGAAGATGGTTTATTTCTTATGAAAATGTAACACTCTTGAATAAATTTGCATTTGCATCCCATATATTAGACAAGTTCCATAATTGTCTAACTTTTTTcagacataataaataaatatcagtcTTTTGTCAAATATTAATGCAAAGATTtagttcacaaaataaaaaataatatttgtttacTGCAGTGTACTGTTTACTGCAGTGGTTGAATTTACTtctaaaatcacttaaaaaaaaacacctttaacCTGTTGGCGTCTGACCTTGGTGCTGAGAAAAAAGCCTCAGACCTCAGTTGTGGCTCTATTTGCTGCTGGATTAAGGAAATGTGTAGCTATGTGGTCAAGGAGTTCTCTCATGATGGAACGATAGAAATGCAGAGAGGCTACtgtgcaggagaggagagatactgctgctgcacttGTCAGAGTCATCATCAAATCACACAAATAGGGTGTGTTTTTGGAGAGTTCTCCTCTGAGGAGACCTGTCAGACCTGTCCACATCGCCACTGCTCGCTGGAATGAGCCACCTGGTGTTCATTCAACTGTAGTCTGACAGAGGATGAGTCATTCAGCTCGGCTGCTCTTAAAGAGCCACAGAAACCCACTTGCTCAAGTCTGTGCCTCAGAGCCTCTGTGAAGATCAGAATCCGAGGAGTTCTTTGCATTTAATGATGTGTTTGAGCTCAGTATGATTCATGCAGATTAGGTAGAGTGAAAGCATACAGTTCATGTTCACACTGCAGGCATAAAGCTGCACATAAATCTTTTAATGGAAGAGTAATCAACCGTATTTAGttctgaatattttttaaagaactTGGGGTAGAAATGCTGGAAATTGTGTTCTCTTCGAactacattttttatttcaaaaatagaGATTCTTATGGTGAGatatttttatatgttttattcagttaggtcatttgatttgatttcattcatCACAAAGATTTTGTCACAAAGACCTTGATGAGGTGTCAACTTTGTGATATCCACTGTCCTCAGATCCTTGATatacagtgatttatttatgattttccCACTGTGACTATATAACACCGCTGCTCGatgctctctctgctgttttgttGATGGATAAACCTGTCTGACCTCTCCGCTCGTTTAGGGTCGAAGTGCATATTTTGAGTCTAAGCACATATTTTGGacaaaacagtgtgtgtttccGTGTCATTTTCACTGGCTGATGTGTTAACTCTTTGTATCATTACAGGTATTTGATCAAATTTCTCTCCAAACTGAGTACTGAGTACCAGGATGTGAACAAGATGACACCTGGAAACATTGCCATAGTCCTTGGACCCAACCTGCTGTGGACACATAATGAGGGGTGAGGAAGCCGTGATACatatgaaatgacaaaataagtgAGACATGCTTGTGTATATGGTGCTTGTTTGTATGAGCCCTTCTTTGTAACAACTAGTCATAGTAGTTGCTATTTTACTACACAATATATTCACTTATGAAGAACATATTTaggtttaaatactttttattaccggtttctttcttctttcctctgacTTCCTATTCTGCACTGTCCAACAGTCTTCTACATATATTTTGTACATAACTGTAGCGTCCTATTATTGTAGCTGCACCATTGTACCGTGTAGCAAGAATATTCTAGATGCTTTCTGCAAAGTTCAGCCTGAAATATCTTTGGAATCTTTGGAAGCTTCAAAGTTTGGTATTGACTGGGGGGAAACGAGATGTGACAGAGAAGTCAGTTTCACTTCAGTTGTTGTTTCTTCCAGTCTACCGTGTGTCATGTAACATATCACCCAAGTGTCACCTTTCTTCAGACTTATTTTTCAGAGCACTTTAAAGTCATTTcacatgtgaaaaatgtgttaataatgCAGTAAATGTGTGGATGTAGCAGACAGATAGAAAGGAAATCCACTTTGTCATACTTATCGCAGCTCAgttcattttctccattttccttAGAGGAAAATTTCACCTGCCAGTAGCTATGATGCCGAGTGCTACAAGTGCCATTAACAAAAAGGCCAGTGGGCACAACTCCAACACATTTCAGGAAGACAGTTCTGATAAAACGGTGTTTTATGATCATGACTAAGCGGTATAAAGGTGAAGGACACTTTGTTAATATTTCACTGTAAATCTTATGAACTCTTGCCCCTGTCtgatttttaattaatattttaacagGTCACatgcttttcattttctcaggGCAGTATTTGAAGAACATGTTAATATCAGCCTGAGCATAAATTCTTTCTGTGTCCTTCTGTGTTCACAGCAGCGACATCACCGAGATGATGACAACAGTTTCCTTGCAGATCGTCGGCATCATCGAGCCCATCATCCAACACGCTGACTGGTTTTTCCCTGGAGGTGAGGACAGGAAGTTGATTGTGAAACAATACaaagtatttttaattgttcctcatcatctttttcttttccgtcTTTCTCAGAAATCGAGTTCAATGTCACAGGAAATTATGGAAGCCCCGTCCACACCAACCACAACGCCAACTATAGCTCCATGCCGTCTCCAGACATGGAGCAGATGGATCGCAGACAGAACGACCACAGCCGACGGCCACTCAGCGTCGCCACAGACAACATGATGCTGGAGTTCTATAAGAAGGATGGGTACGGTTCTCCTGTTCTATAATATACTTTTATATGTTGTACTGTAACTGTACTTATACCTATATGTGTTCAACACTACATAGATGGAATACCTATAGTTATGAAATATCGCAATACTTTATTTCTATTAATAACTATAGGATTAGTAGTAGTAGACAAATGTCCAATTACAGACAGTACAgggtttaaaggtccagtgtgtaacatttaggagggtttattgacagaaattcaATATATTGCCCATAAGTATGTGTGTATAGgtgtataattgctttttttaaaaattggctcatttttgtagccttagaattaTACTTTTATGTGTACTTACTATGCAAACGAGAAAGTTATAAACCTAACTTTCTGGTGGGACATTTAACGACTTATTACACACGTTTTATGACTCGTGGCAAAAGAGAAAGTTCTCAATTTTACCACTGAAATGATGTCATTCTTTTTCCGTGACTTCTGCTCTTAAGTTTCTTTATGTAGCCTGGTTCATATATGAATGATTCAAGTGagtaaaagacagagaaactgatgagaaaagagagggagaggtgacATTTGGTCTTTGAAATGAGAAATATGACCATCTGCGAGCTGTGAAGGAGGATTATTTGAAAAGCACTTAGtcactctctttcttcctctctctgtctctctgtctctttccttAATGCTGTAATACACCCCAGCTCTTATCAGACCCTGAGCAGTCTGAGCAGTCTGAGCAGCTCAGGAACCACAAGTAGCCCGGCTAATTAGACCTGGACCGAGAGCATGCTGGGCCTGATCAATAGAGCTCAACTTTCAGTAGAATCACAGAGAACACTCACTCTGGTGAGAGTACGGCTTTGAAAGCATGTGTCTGGtggtttttttatatacaaagGAGTTCAGATTTATATATGTACTTAAATTTACTAATTCACACCTCTTAAATTAGCTTAACTTTAAGAATCTTAATATTTTACGTCATTGGAAGCCAAGGCTATTAAATAATCCCGTGCCAAAGTGTGTCATATCTGTAAAGGACGCCAACTAAAGAAAGAATCGCTGCATTTCTAGTGTCCGTTAGGGAGACGGTGACCTCATTAAGACTAAAGGGAACAGTCATTTCCTCGACTTGGTTGAAGCACTTTAGGGAGAGCGCGTTTTTGATTTCACCTCACAAATCGCTGTCCCCGTTACACTCGGCGTGACCCCCGTGTCTTGCAGCGTCTTCCTGGACTCGCCTCCCTGCTTCACTTTGCTGCTCCTCAATCTTGGTCCTCGTCTTAGATGTTGGTCGCTGCTTTGATGGCGATGACGGGGAGACTTCTGTCTTGCATGACCTTTACTCCTGTCCTCATTGTGCTTGTCTCTGTTTTAACAATGCAGCATTAGGAAGATacaaaggtacagtatgtagttCCTTCCCCCCGCCACTCATGCTCTCATCAGTCAGTTCATCATCTGTCCATTTCAGCTGCACGTTGACAGGaactgtcatgtgactgtgtatgtgtgtcaggtTCGCCTCAAGTGGCACACTTGGCCTCCTGTAGTGCAGTGACTGTGACAAAGTGAAGGGGACACATGGGCCACATGAACAAAGCACTTCTTTCTGTCTATGTTTACATAAGAAGCATCTTTGCAGTTTCTGGCACTGGATAGACTTGTTCAGCCTGAGAGTACAAAAGCCTCTTGTTGGTTACTTTTAGCTGACTGCATAGTTAAGACACTCCCTGCTTTTCATATTAAGGGAATAGTTAATGTTAAAAGCTCAACATAAAGCAGTGGTGGAACTAATGCtcctgttgttttgtctgtaacTGTAATATAaaagtttctgttgttttcatgatttttctACAACGGCATGACTTATTCTATTCTTTACATACAGTTGTGTTGTAATATTTGGATAATTTCATTCCAAATTACTTGAATTTAAAAGTTAACTATTTAGTTTACTAAATAGTGTTGGGAGCCACATGTGAAGTCTCCTTGCCAAGAAATTGAAACCCTGCGTTTAAGCCAatgttttatatacatttttactcGCAGATTTTGTATGGTAGATTTTGTCAACTCTGGACAAAGTTTCCAGTGTCTGTGTTCAGCTTATTTAACCAGCTGCTGGGTGTAGCTTCATAGTAAACAGACGTGAGAGTCTTGTAATTCTTGTACCCTGAAGTTGTGTCACAAAAGAACCATAACATGAATCCATTTCCTCCAAACTGCTCATGTGTTGCTGTTATGTAAGAATAAGCATATCACCTCACTCGTACTTGATTACAATATCATGCAGGGAGTTGTCGATTGAAGCAAGATGAAATTCTCTGTTCTTGCTCCGTTAGAAGCAACGTTCCATGACTTTACAGGTGGAGCAGAGTGACTCTATAGAGGCTGATTCAGGGTCAGTGCACTGATGGTATAGATGACAGGGAAGTCGATCCCCTTTCAGCAACACTTCACCCCTGACGATGTGTTTAGGGTGTTGAAACCTGACCCCTtgaaccacacaaacacacgcccTCCTCCCTTGATTTGATTGGCTGTGCATCTCTGTCCCACTGCAGCATGGGTGTCAGGGTGATGGATACTTCTTGGGTGTCACGCAGGGGCTCGTCGTCTGCGCGTAAAACCTCTTCCACGCCACCGAGCGTGCACCCCCCTGTCCCACCCACTGACGCTCTCATCCCCGAGCAGCCTGGGGAATTCTccgcctccccctcccccacccctcctcccaCTAGCAGCGACCGAGCCAGGTAAGGCTGTTGTGCCCCCCCCCCGTCCTCCtgtttcacctcctcctcctccctcctcacacaccgctcccacctgctgctgctcgctCCTCGCCGCGTGAGCCGCTGCGCCCTGCAACTTACACCAGGACAGCATTGTCTGCTCTCCCCGCGGGTTTTCTTGTCTATTGCTGTCCCATGAAATTCATTCTCTCACCAAGCCTCTGTGTGAACCCCAGTGTCGCATCTCAGGGTGAAGCCTGCCATTTCAAGTTGTTAgagtttcttcttttcttaaaaaaatgttttctcattCTTTTCAGAGCCATGCGGGGAGTTAATTATTTGCTCGAATGATGGTGCTGTAGATTCCACTTGGTTTACCATAAGAGTATGTGGGAAAAGGTTCATCCATAGTTCACTGGAAATGGTGCATGTGCATGAgttatgtttctgttttgtttctgccaATAGTTCAAGCAACATTAGCAGCATAACCGTCCATTGTTGCAGGTTCCCTGCAAGGGACTTTTCTGTTTGACTTAATTTTTCATTTGAACATCACAGGGGTTTTCATGAGCACGTATTCTTTCACTCCAGAGCCCTCCCTGCACCTGTTTTACACAGCAAATCACCTGATATTCCCTCTTCGTAAAGGACCACACCTGAACTTGACCCAACTTCCCTTTACCTCTTCAAACGAATGTGTTCACCTGCCCTCACAGCATTTTAGCCTCTGGAGACCTGATCAGTTTCCCATGAAACTTTGATATTTTTATCATTGCAGCTCAGATGATGCATCCTCCAATTGGTCGGACTCCTGTTACGCCTACCCCTCCCCTGAGGAGGAAAAGCCACCTCCCCCTTATccatcttcttcatcctcttcctcctcctcttgctcttcCTACTCACTCCCTCACCACCATTTCTTCAACCGAGCACCTCCGGGTATGCGTCCTGTTGCTCCTAGCCCTGAATTTGTGCCTCCCGGCCTGTCCCCTCCCCTCCGCTGCTCTGGCTACAGCCCACCCCCACTCACCCACTCTCTTTGCCCTTCCCCTCAGCAGCTTGATGTCAACTCCAACCCCAGCTCCCTGCACCTTCCCAAACAGGCCGCCCTGTCCGATGCTCTGCATGCGTCCCTGTCTGAAACGAATGGCTCCACCCTTTACATCAAGCCCCCGCTCGTTCTTACTCGTCACGATCTGTTCCTAGGCTCCCCCAAACCTCCCAACACCCCACTATCCGCTCCCCCTCCATGGGCAGCGTGTGCCTGTAGCCGAGAGAGAGGAGCCAAGCTGACTAGGTAAATACAACCGCAGTTCATCTTGTTCCAGCACAATTAACACACAAATGAAGAGAGGCCCCACATGGACCGAAAGAAACTTGAAAAGGAATGAGATGAGGAGAAAAGGGGACGGCTGAGACCGAGATTCTCCCAACTGCTACAGACAATTCTCCCTCTGTTTTGTGTCCAtcagtcatggaaaccagtttGCTTTAGGATTTCCATTATAAGATCCATGTTTAATGTAATAGGCTTATATACGACCCATAACTTTCCATGTTGCCAGGATATTCAGGAGCTGGTTGCCAGGCAACAAAGGAAATTCAAAGGTTTTAGTGAATACCATTATAAAAGTGGGCGTTAATGAGTCATTCCAGCGGGGCCGTAGAGCCCTGCAAGATCAGACCTTGAATTATAACACAGCAAAACAACGCGGAAAGCAGGATTGGTTACTGGCATTGTCATGATGTTTAATTCTGCAGGAAATCCCAAAGATGCTCATCTTCACTGCTCCGTCCTGACTTTAAATCCCAGCAGCTTCAATCATCCATCTATGTCTCATCTGCTGAGAGTGAAAGCTACAGTCAGTCAGATTATGTCTTGACCTTCAGGCCACACTTCTCATTGGCATTCTGgctgcactgtaaaaaataagataaatccATTAAGCCATGAGGGCTTATTTGGGATTCTCTTCTGTCCTTCTGCTGCACAACAATACGTGCAAGACAATGTCCTTCTGCAGCAGTGGTCACTCAGGCCGCTTGACATTGAACTAGCTCATATTTCTTCTTACCGAAACAGGACACATTATTGCATGAAATGCACAGAGcaactttttaatttaaaagagaaatgtgtgtctttgtccttcatcttctcctcagCACTCTGAAGAACAAGGAGCTGTCCCCAGTGATTGGACAGAAGGGAATCCAGGGAACAGTGACCTCCGGTGGACAGTCTCAACACTCTGAGCACAGCCCACACTCCCTGAGGAGAGGTAATGAGGACACCTGCACATCTCACTCTTTTAGATGTGTAccatcatgttgtcatttgaacCATGCTCGGCCATTGAAACAATCCCATTTTAgactttgtctgtttgtctgtcggcagtggagagccctttcctgacGTGCACTTTGTTATGTAAATGTCCcttcattttcacatcagtCTAGAGCTTGAATGAGCCCCAGaatcacttgtttttaaaagccaCAATATTGATCTTTGGGCTGCCACGTCAACATAAAGGCCACCGCATCACAAACTAGAGTAAACAGATTTAAAGCAAAAAGTCTTCATGTAGCTTTTACCAGTAATGTAATCAATTTATAAAGATCtttctgtgtatatataacaGATTAATAAGCTTTTTATtctgaaacattttaatgtaattttaattgTAATCTCAATGTGTAGGGCAGATCATTCCTTGTCAGTCTATAATCTGTTGTAATTCCCTTTTATTCAGTGTTTCCTCTCAtgatattgcaaaaaaaaattaaaaaatgaacaattaTTATCAAACCTGAGTATCAAACAAAAGATCCCAAATATGAGCAAAAGGGAGTCACAACCGAAGGTTTTTGTTCAATTAAAGTCTGCTTTTCGAGTTAATTTGGCACTTCAGCTACTCTGCACAAGGATTAAATAACAGCCTTCCATTATAGGTAAGAGCTACCCAGACCCTTGAagagttaagaaaaaaaaaaaacttctgaaGATTTATCTCGTCTTGCTGGCTTTCAGCACTGGTTGACAAAGAtacctttgtttttattatgcatGCATTGCttatatatttttatcatttatcttgtttcagggttttattgtttatcttaGCGTATATTTTGTAAGAAATAAGACATAAACTTTAAATTGACGAAATGCCAACTGCATCTCACCAGAAGTGCATAAGCAGTAACAGAATAAATATATTACA contains these protein-coding regions:
- the LOC122759200 gene encoding rho GTPase-activating protein 44-like isoform X2, with the translated sequence MKKQFNRMRQLANQTVGRAEKTEVLSDDLLQVEKRLELVKQVSHSTHKKLTACLQGQQGVDVEKKSVRSPSKKLPLTTLAQCMVDGAAVLGDESLLGKMLKLCGDTQERLAQELIEFEVTIERDVIEPLYDLAEVEIPNIQKQRKHLAKLVLDMDSARTRFYQSSKSSGLSTNLQPTGAKADHLREEMEEAANRMEICRDQLSADMYSFVAKEIDYASYFQTLIEVQAEYHRKSLELLQAVLPQIKAHQETWVEKPCYGKPLEEHLALSGRDIAFPIEACVTMLLECGMQEEGLFRIAPSASKLKKLKASLDCGVLDVQEYSADPHAIAGALKSYLRELPEPLMTYELYNDWIQASNVQDQDKRLQVLLGACEKLPKANNDNFKYLIKFLSKLSTEYQDVNKMTPGNIAIVLGPNLLWTHNEGSDITEMMTTVSLQIVGIIEPIIQHADWFFPGEIEFNVTGNYGSPVHTNHNANYSSMPSPDMEQMDRRQNDHSRRPLSVATDNMMLEFYKKDGIRKIQSMGVRVMDTSWVSRRGSSSARKTSSTPPSVHPPVPPTDALIPEQPGEFSASPSPTPPPTSSDRASSDDASSNWSDSCYAYPSPEEEKPPPPYPSSSSSSSSSCSSYSLPHHHFFNRAPPGMRPVAPSPEFVPPGLSPPLRCSGYSPPPLTHSLCPSPQQLDVNSNPSSLHLPKQAALSDALHASLSETNGSTLYIKPPLVLTRHDLFLGSPKPPNTPLSAPPPWAACACSRERGAKLTSTLKNKELSPVIGQKGIQGTVTSGGQSQHSEHSPHSLRRAKKLAPTPPKGPYCQTGAMSDHSTGQPSPVSLSPTPPSTPSPYGFTYPQGYATIGSPGQVQTATMPSLSSPPSLAGTLTKARPTPKPPRQRPSLPPPQPPSTPGTSPQPLENSPGLLDGLSSGESMSTDSLCNLDIPVINMELDGIFDLPHISSFRNSTALLEFTRNRAESEEESESTVL
- the LOC122759200 gene encoding rho GTPase-activating protein 44-like isoform X3 gives rise to the protein MKKQFNRMRQLANQTVGRAEKTEVLSDDLLQVEKRLELVKQVSHSTHKKLTACLQGQQGVDVEKKSVRSPSKKLPLTTLAQCMVDGAAVLGDESLLGKMLKLCGDTQERLAQELIEFEVTIERDVIEPLYDLAEVEIPNIQKQRKHLAKLVLDMDSARTRFYQSSKSSGLSTNLQPTGAKADHLREEMEEAANRMEICRDQLSADMYSFVAKEIDYASYFQTLIEVQAEYHRKSLELLQAVLPQIKAHQETWVEKPCYGKPLEEHLALSGRDIAFPIEACVTMLLECGMQEEGLFRIAPSASKLKKLKASLDCGVLDVQEYSADPHAIAGALKSYLRELPEPLMTYELYNDWIQASNVQDQDKRLQVLLGACEKLPKANNDNFKYLIKFLSKLSTEYQDVNKMTPGNIAIVLGPNLLWTHNEGSDITEMMTTVSLQIVGIIEPIIQHADWFFPGEIEFNVTGNYGSPVHTNHNANYSSMPSPDMEQMDRRQNDHSRRPLSVATDNMMLEFYKKDGIRKIQSMGVRVMDTSWVSRRGSSSARKTSSTPPSVHPPVPPTDALIPEQPGEFSASPSPTPPPTSSDRASSDDASSNWSDSCYAYPSPEEEKPPPPYPSSSSSSSSSCSSYSLPHHHFFNRAPPGMRPVAPSPEFVPPGLSPPLRCSGYSPPPLTHSLCPSPQQLDVNSNPSSLHLPKQAALSDALHASLSETNGSTLYIKPPLVLTRHDLFLGSPKPPNTPLSAPPPWAACACSRERGAKLTSTLKNKELSPVIGQKGIQGTVTSGGQSQHSEHSPHSLRRGVSTAKKLAPTPPKGPYCQTGAMSDHSTGQPSPVSLSPTPPSTPSPYGFTYPQGYATIGSPGQVQTATMPSLSSPPSLAGTLTKARPTPKPPRQRPSLPPPQPPSTPGTSPQPLENSPGLLDGLSSGESMSTAV
- the LOC122759200 gene encoding rho GTPase-activating protein 44-like isoform X1 translates to MKKQFNRMRQLANQTVGRAEKTEVLSDDLLQVEKRLELVKQVSHSTHKKLTACLQGQQGVDVEKKSVRSPSKKLPLTTLAQCMVDGAAVLGDESLLGKMLKLCGDTQERLAQELIEFEVTIERDVIEPLYDLAEVEIPNIQKQRKHLAKLVLDMDSARTRFYQSSKSSGLSTNLQPTGAKADHLREEMEEAANRMEICRDQLSADMYSFVAKEIDYASYFQTLIEVQAEYHRKSLELLQAVLPQIKAHQETWVEKPCYGKPLEEHLALSGRDIAFPIEACVTMLLECGMQEEGLFRIAPSASKLKKLKASLDCGVLDVQEYSADPHAIAGALKSYLRELPEPLMTYELYNDWIQASNVQDQDKRLQVLLGACEKLPKANNDNFKYLIKFLSKLSTEYQDVNKMTPGNIAIVLGPNLLWTHNEGSDITEMMTTVSLQIVGIIEPIIQHADWFFPGEIEFNVTGNYGSPVHTNHNANYSSMPSPDMEQMDRRQNDHSRRPLSVATDNMMLEFYKKDGIRKIQSMGVRVMDTSWVSRRGSSSARKTSSTPPSVHPPVPPTDALIPEQPGEFSASPSPTPPPTSSDRASSDDASSNWSDSCYAYPSPEEEKPPPPYPSSSSSSSSSCSSYSLPHHHFFNRAPPGMRPVAPSPEFVPPGLSPPLRCSGYSPPPLTHSLCPSPQQLDVNSNPSSLHLPKQAALSDALHASLSETNGSTLYIKPPLVLTRHDLFLGSPKPPNTPLSAPPPWAACACSRERGAKLTSTLKNKELSPVIGQKGIQGTVTSGGQSQHSEHSPHSLRRGVSTAKKLAPTPPKGPYCQTGAMSDHSTGQPSPVSLSPTPPSTPSPYGFTYPQGYATIGSPGQVQTATMPSLSSPPSLAGTLTKARPTPKPPRQRPSLPPPQPPSTPGTSPQPLENSPGLLDGLSSGESMSTDSLCNLDIPVINMELDGIFDLPHISSFRNSTALLEFTRNRAESEEESESTVL